The Homo sapiens chromosome 5, GRCh38.p14 Primary Assembly genome includes a window with the following:
- the C5orf47 gene encoding uncharacterized protein C5orf47 isoform X1, which yields MAAAGRGREQDSARFVYVTRFGSHQCSGVLQLGGRGAQGLWGQGPGAGCRQEKPREAMAVAGVQGGSELPLGSQLRVPTTPGVEAAASASSQLRASRVQSGTRQSARAGLIQKDAAKKYDFPIPLNEASKIMKKKKKVLVWNRVYKVISRMLEENEKYRHRLKCQRLSSESSNYTR from the exons ATGGCGGCGGCAGGCCGGGGTCGGGAGCAGGACTCGGCGCGCTTCGTCTATGTGACGCGCTTCGGCTCGCATCAGTGCAGTGGCGTCCTGCAACTGGGCGGCCGTGGAGCTCAAGGCCTTTGGGGTCAGGGGCCTGGGGCAGGCTGTCGCCAGGAGAAGCCGAGGGAAGCAATGGCGGTGGCGGGCGTTCAGGGTGGCAGCGAGCTGCCCCTCGGTTCCCAGCTCAGGGTCCCCACGACCCCTGGTGTGGAGGCTgcggcctctgcctcctcccagctgCGGGCATCGAGAGTTCAGAGCGGCACCAGACAGTCGGCGCGTGCAG GTTTAATCCAGAAGGATGCAGCTAAAAAGTATGATTTTCCCATACCATTGAATGAAGCTtccaaaataatgaagaaaaagaaaaag GTTTTAGTATGGAATAGAGTATACAAAGTCATTTCAAGAAtgcttgaagaaaatgaaaaatatagacaCAGGCTGAAATGCCAAAGGTTATCTAGTGAAA GCTCAAATTACACAAGATGA
- the C5orf47 gene encoding uncharacterized protein C5orf47 isoform X2 yields MAAAGRGREQDSARFVYVTRFGSHQCSGVLQLGGRGAQGLWGQGPGAGCRQEKPREAMAVAGVQGGSELPLGSQLRVPTTPGVEAAASASSQLRASRVQSGTRQSARAGLIQKDAAKKYDFPIPLNEASKIMKKKKKAQITQDESSYLLE; encoded by the exons ATGGCGGCGGCAGGCCGGGGTCGGGAGCAGGACTCGGCGCGCTTCGTCTATGTGACGCGCTTCGGCTCGCATCAGTGCAGTGGCGTCCTGCAACTGGGCGGCCGTGGAGCTCAAGGCCTTTGGGGTCAGGGGCCTGGGGCAGGCTGTCGCCAGGAGAAGCCGAGGGAAGCAATGGCGGTGGCGGGCGTTCAGGGTGGCAGCGAGCTGCCCCTCGGTTCCCAGCTCAGGGTCCCCACGACCCCTGGTGTGGAGGCTgcggcctctgcctcctcccagctgCGGGCATCGAGAGTTCAGAGCGGCACCAGACAGTCGGCGCGTGCAG GTTTAATCCAGAAGGATGCAGCTAAAAAGTATGATTTTCCCATACCATTGAATGAAGCTtccaaaataatgaagaaaaagaaaaag GCTCAAATTACACAAGATGAATCTTCTTATCTTCTG gaatAA